The genomic window AGCCCCCGTGCGGTGAGCCAGTAGGACTCGTTGTACGACAGCTTCGACCAGTGCAGCGCCTGGGACGGCGGCGCGGGCGACGGCGGGTTCTCGTAGTCGAACTCGACGAAGCTGGCCTCGTCCATCCCGGTCTCGATGAAGCACAGCGTCTTGCCGTCGTAGGTCGCCGTCGCCGGTCGCCCGCGCACCTCGCTGGCGATCCGCTGGGCGACGACGCCGGCCTGGTAGTGCGCGACGCTGCCGGCCTTCGGGACGCCGGTGTCTGCGGTGTCGCCGAGCGCGTAGACGTCCTCGGCCTCGGTCGCCTCGAGCGTATTGCTATCGACGTCGACCCACCCCTCGTCACCGAGGCCGGCCTCGGTGATCAGGTCAACGCCCTCGTGGGGCGGAATCGTGACGAGGAGGTCGTAGTCGATGGAGTCGCCCTCCATCGTCTCGATCGTCTCCGCGTCGGGATCGACGGACTCGGCGTTGACGAACGTCTGCACCTCGATGTCGCGTTCGTGCATGAGCGGCTCCGCCCACTCCGCGATGTGGGGGTTACCGTGAACGCGCTGGATCGGGTAGGTGTAGACGACCTCGACGTCGTCGCGCATCCCGCGCTCGCGGAACCAGTCGTCGACCATGAACGCGAACTCCAGGGGCGCCGCGGGGCACATGTGGGGCGTTCCGACGACGCTGAGGACGACCCGCCCCTCCTCGAAGGAGAGGAGGTCCTCGCGGAGCGCCTCGGCCCCGTCCTGGCTGTAGAAGTTGTGGCCCGCCTCCGCGAGGCCGGGGACGACCTCGGGCGCGAGCGTGGAACCGGTCGCCAGCACGAGGTGGTCGTACGACACAGTGCCGGCGGCGTCGCGGGTCCGCAGTTCCTTTGCGTCGGTGTCGATATCGGTGATCCGATCGATCCGGAGGTCGACCCGGTCGTCGACGAGGTCCGAGAGGGGCCGGCGGCCGTCCTCGGGTTCCCGGAGTCCGAAGGGAACGTACAGCCAGACCGGTTTGTAGACGTGGTCTGGATCGTCGTTGTAGAGGGTGACCTCGATGTCACCCGCGTCGATCTCCCGTTCCAGTCGGTCCGCGAGGTCGTTGGCGAGGACGGTCCCACCGGTCCCCGCGCCGACGATGACGACGTGCTCGGTCATGCCTTCTGGACGTAGATCGCGTAGTGGTCCTCGGTCTCCTCGACCTCGAGCACCTCGTTGCCCGACTCCTCGGCCCACTCGGGCACGTCGGTCAGCGACTGCTCGTTGTCGCTCAGGAGCCGCACGACGGCGCCGGAGTCGAGACCACGGATCGCCCCGATGAGGTCCATGAGCGGTCCCGGGCAGCTAGCGCCTCGCGAGTCGACAGTTTTCGCCGGATCGATATCGGTACTTGGCATTGTCACAGGTGGATCTACGCAGCCCCCACATTAGTATTGTCCCATCGTTCCAAGATTGTGGAAATCCGATTTGTGGGGGTCGTGTCCACGTTCACCCTGTACGCCCGGCGGTCCGCCGGCCGGTGGAGGTTTTACCCTGGGGAGCGCGACTCCCGAGCGTGCTCGATCGTAGATCGGTCCTGCGCCGCGCCGGCGGAGCCCTCACGACGGCGACGCTCGCGAGTTCGGCGGGGTGTTTCTTCACTGTCGGCTCTTCCAGTAGCTCTGCGTCCAGTACCTTCCTGACGCCGCTCCCGAATCCGCTACCGGGGGTCGCCCCGAACTTCCACTGCGCGTACGGGTACGACCCGGCAGCGATCCAGCGAACCCTCGGCGGGACGGACGCAATGCCCAGCCTCGCCGGGCAGTTCGTGACCGTGGTCGATCAGCTACGGGGCACGGCGGTGGAGGACGTCGATCGGCTCTCCGGCCAGACCGTGCGGCAGGTCGGCCACCCGGGGAGCGACCTGGGCGTGGTTGCGTCGGACGGAACGGATCTCGTTGCCGAGGGGTCGATCGACGTCGACGGCGCCGTCGACTGGCTCGCCACGCGCGAGCAACTCGAGAACCTCGGTCGGTCGCGGGGCTATCGGCGCTTCGGCAACGGTGGAGCGACCGTCGAGGGGTTCGCCGTCGACGAAGACGCCATGACGTTCGGGAATCGGCGGGCGACCTCGCTCTCCGCAGCCGACGTGACCGCTGCTGCGATCGAGGGGCTACAGAGCGACGCGGCCGCCGCTGCTGAGACCACGCCCACCCTCGCGGCGACGGTCGACGAACTCCCCAGTGGCAGTGCAACGATCGCGACCGCCTTCGACCTCGTCGCCGAGCGTCCCGATACGGGAAGCGAGGCCTACGACGGCACTGCGTCCTCGTTGCTGGCCGCGGGCCTGTCCGCGAACGTCGGCGACGAGACGACCGCCATCACGCGAGTACTGCGATACCGCCGCGGACGGGTCGCGTCCGTCGACTCGGTCCGCGCTGCGGTCGACGAAGCCGTCGCTGCCGGATACCTCACTGACGTCGAGTGGACCGTCAGCGCCAGCGGTCGCTCCGTTCGAATCGAGGGGTCGGTCTCGACCGCCACGCTGGCCGACGCGCCGGAGCTGCTCCGTCGCGGCGTCCCTGTCCCCGCGTACGACGGTTTGCCGACGCCGGTGGATCCCCGGGAACTCGGCAGGGACGCACCACCGAGAGTCGCGTGGGAGCTCTCCATGCTCGACGACGGCCGGGTCGCGGTCGTCCACGGGGGCGGTCCCGACGTCGAGGGCATCACCGTCGCCTACACCGTCGATGGCGAGCGGGTGCGCGAGGATTGGCAGGGACCCGTCTCGTCGGAGGACCGGTTCGAGACGAGCGAAGCGCCCGACGCCGGCAGCGTCGTGGACGTCGTCTGGGCGCGCGGAACGGCGAACGAGACGATCCTGATCCGCGCCGAGCTGTCCTGACTGTCGAGAGACGCGGCGGGCGCTGTCGGTCGCTGGCAACGGTCCCCCACTCGATCCCCCTGCCACGACCACACACGGTTAAGGGCCTCTCTGCCGAATTTCCTCGTGGCTATGGAGCTCACCTGGCACGGTCACTCGACCTGGCACGTCACCGTCGGCGACACGTCGATCCTGATCGACCCGTTCTTCGACAACCCCCACACAGACCTGTCGCCGGACGACCTCGACGCGCCGGACTACCTCCTGCTCACGCACGGCCACGCCGACCACATCGCTCACGCCGCCGAGTTCGCTGACTCGGCCGTCGTCTGTGGCACCCCCGAGATCACCGGGTATCTCGACGACGAGCACGAGACCCAGGAGACGATCGGGATGAACATCGGCGGGACGGTCGAGGCCGGCGACGCGTTCGTGACGATGGTTCAGGCGATGCACACCAACGGCATCGAGACTGGCTACGGCATGGACGCCGGGATTCCCGCCGGATACGTGATCAGCGACACCAAGCCGACCCAGCTCGCGGACGAGGAGAGCGAGACGTTCTACCACGCCGGCGACACCGCGCTCATGACCGAGATGCGCGACGTCTTCGGCCCCTACCTCCAGCCCGACGCCGCGGCAGTCCCCTGCGGCGATCACTTCACGATGGGGCCACAGCAGGCCGCCATCGCGATCGACTGGCTCGACGTCGATCACGCGTTCCCGATGCACTACGACACCTTCCCGCCGATCGAGATCGAGGTGCAGGACTTCGTCAACGAGGTCCGGGGCACCGGCAGCGACGCCGAGGTCCACGTCCTCGACGGCGACGAGACGTTCACGCTCGAGGGCTGATCACCCCTCCCGAGCGCACCCGGGAATCGCCCTCGCCCGGATTCCGGAAGGCGTACAGGGTTTATCAGGCGGGAGCCGCTACGAGGCACCGATGCCCTCCGAGGACCCCGGTCGGGGAGTCGGTCCGCGTGACCGCGACGGCCGGGACGGCACCGAACGCGATCGAGAGCCCTCGGACCGTCGGGATCGGTCGGAGCGTCAGTCGCGATGGGGAGCGGCGTCGGCCAACGGCGGTACGGCGGACCTCGGGCCCGGCTCCCTCGACGCCGAGCAGCCTGGTGGTCCGGGGACCGACGCCAATCGACCGCCACCACCGTCTGCGATCGATCACGCCTTCCACGTGACGGAGGTGCGGACCGAGGGCGACCGCGTCTACTACTTCGGCCACGCGCTCGTCGGCGACGATCTCGAAGCAGCGATCACGCCGGCCTTCCGGAACGCCGGGTACGCCATCTCCCACGTCGAACGGGCTGGCGAGGACGTCGTCGTCGCGCGACCGGCTGCCTCGGGCGTCGACGGCGTCCCCTGGACGCACCTGCTGTTGTTCGTGCTCACGATCGGGTCGACGCTGATCGCGGGGTCGATGTGGTTCTTCGTCAATCCGATCCAGGAGCCCACCCAGATCTGGAAGGGATGGCCCTTCTCCGTCGGGATCATGACCGTCCTCGGGGTGCACGAGATGGGCCACTACGTGATGACGCGCCGCCACGACGTCGACGCGACCCTGCCCTACTTCATCCCCGTCCCGACGCTCATCGGCACGATGGGTGCGGTGATCCGGATGAAAGGGTCCATGCCCGATCGGAAGGCCCTGTTCGACATCGGCGTCGCTGGGCCGATCGCTGGCCTGATCGCCACGGTCGCGGTGACAGTCGTCGGGCTCTACCTCGATCCGGTCACCGCGCCCGCGGAACTCGCGACCTCCGAGAACGCCCAGGAGATCGCGATCGGGTTCCCGCCGCTGTTGCACTTCCTCTCCTGGCTCACCGGGCAGCCACTGTACTACGACGATCCGCTGACCACGGTCCACCCGGTCGTCGTCGCCGGCTGGGTCGGGATGTTCGTCACGTTCCTGAACCTCATTCCCGTCGGCCAACTCGACGGGGGCCACGTCGTCCGCGCGATCGCACCCGAGTACCAGGCGACGATCGCAGCGGTGGTGCCGGGGGTGCTCTACGCGCTGGCGGGGTACCTCCTGCTCGTGCGCGACCTCGCGCCGCGGAACGTCACGCTCTGGATCGTCTGGGGCACGATCGCACTCGCACTGGCGTTCGTCGGCCCAGCGACGCCGACGGACGACAGCACCGACATCGGCTGGAAACGGACGGTCGTCGGTATCGCGACGTTCGTCGTCGGGATGACCTGTTTCGCGCCGGTGCCGATCGCGATCGTGAGTTGAGGAAGCAGCCGCCGACGACCCCGACGCGGCAGTCGCTCGTCGAGCGCTCAGTCCCCACCGTGGGTGTAGCCACGGTCCGGAAGCGCCGCACCGTCCATCGTCAGCGCCGGTTGCTCCGTCGCGTCGGCGGGTCCCGGCTCCGTGACGTCGCCGACCTTCGTGAGCGGGATCGGACAGGCAGCCTGCGCCGCGTCCAGATCCGCCGCCGGAACGGTCAGGACGAGTTCGAAGTCCTCGCCGAAGAAGGTGGTCAGTTCCAGGCGGTCCTCGGCGTCCATCGCGACGGCTTCGATACCGTCGTGGACCGGGAGTCGGTCGGAATCGATCGCCACGCCGCAGTCGCTCGCTTCTGCGATCTGGTGGAGCGACCGGGCGAGGCCGTCGCTGGAATCCATCATCGAGGAGGCGTACTCGGCGAGCGCCCCACCGGCGGCGACGCGTGGCGGGAACTGGAACAGGTCGTTCGCTCGCTCGAGCGCCGCCTCGTCGCCGTCGTCCTGCCAGCGCTGGAAGTACCGGAAGCCCGCACCAGAGCGCCCGAGAGCACCGGTGACGCAGACGGCGTCGCCCGGTTCCGCACCGCTCCGGAGGACCGGATCCTCGGTCTCGCCGAGCGCAGTGGTCGCGACGGTGAACTCGACGTGCTGGTCGAGGTCGCCGCCGACGTAGGCGGCGTCGACGGACTCGCAGACGTCGCTCGCGCCCGCCACGAAGTCCAGCAGTTCGGACTCGTCGAACTCTGGGGCGGCGTAGACCGCGACGGCTGAGGTGGCCTCCGCGCCCATCGCCGCGACGTCGGAGAGCGAAGCCCCGACGGATCGCCAGCCGGCGGTGTAGCGCGTGGTGCCGTCCGGAAAGTCCGTCGCGTCGTGGAGCATGTCGGTCGTCACGACCTGCCCGTCCACGACCGCCGCGTCGTCGCCGGCGCTGGGCAGCGCCGTATCGAGCATCCGGAGGGCTGCGCGCTCGTCCATGTGTCTCGGTTCGTGGTGGGGACGGCGGCTGGTAAAAGGGTGCGGTCGCGGGCTCCGTCCGATCCCCGTCCAATGCGACGGTACACTGAAGCCACTCTCCGTGGGATACACCCGATAGCAATGGCCTGTCCGGTCTGTGATAGCACGGAGACCTCGACGATCAACGTCCGCGTATCGAAGGAGAGCGACGTCAGCAAGCTGGTTGGGAGCACGTGGGGCGGTCGAAACGTCGCCCGCTGCGACGGCTGCGGCGTGCTCTACGACCACCAGGTCGCAGCGAACGGGGCGGACGCCGACGAGAGTCAA from Salinarchaeum sp. Harcht-Bsk1 includes these protein-coding regions:
- a CDS encoding NAD(P)/FAD-dependent oxidoreductase: MTEHVVIVGAGTGGTVLANDLADRLEREIDAGDIEVTLYNDDPDHVYKPVWLYVPFGLREPEDGRRPLSDLVDDRVDLRIDRITDIDTDAKELRTRDAAGTVSYDHLVLATGSTLAPEVVPGLAEAGHNFYSQDGAEALREDLLSFEEGRVVLSVVGTPHMCPAAPLEFAFMVDDWFRERGMRDDVEVVYTYPIQRVHGNPHIAEWAEPLMHERDIEVQTFVNAESVDPDAETIETMEGDSIDYDLLVTIPPHEGVDLITEAGLGDEGWVDVDSNTLEATEAEDVYALGDTADTGVPKAGSVAHYQAGVVAQRIASEVRGRPATATYDGKTLCFIETGMDEASFVEFDYENPPSPAPPSQALHWSKLSYNESYWLTARGLL
- a CDS encoding sulfurtransferase TusA family protein, with the translated sequence MPSTDIDPAKTVDSRGASCPGPLMDLIGAIRGLDSGAVVRLLSDNEQSLTDVPEWAEESGNEVLEVEETEDHYAIYVQKA
- a CDS encoding metal-dependent hydrolase, with protein sequence MELTWHGHSTWHVTVGDTSILIDPFFDNPHTDLSPDDLDAPDYLLLTHGHADHIAHAAEFADSAVVCGTPEITGYLDDEHETQETIGMNIGGTVEAGDAFVTMVQAMHTNGIETGYGMDAGIPAGYVISDTKPTQLADEESETFYHAGDTALMTEMRDVFGPYLQPDAAAVPCGDHFTMGPQQAAIAIDWLDVDHAFPMHYDTFPPIEIEVQDFVNEVRGTGSDAEVHVLDGDETFTLEG
- a CDS encoding site-2 protease family protein; translation: MPSEDPGRGVGPRDRDGRDGTERDREPSDRRDRSERQSRWGAASANGGTADLGPGSLDAEQPGGPGTDANRPPPPSAIDHAFHVTEVRTEGDRVYYFGHALVGDDLEAAITPAFRNAGYAISHVERAGEDVVVARPAASGVDGVPWTHLLLFVLTIGSTLIAGSMWFFVNPIQEPTQIWKGWPFSVGIMTVLGVHEMGHYVMTRRHDVDATLPYFIPVPTLIGTMGAVIRMKGSMPDRKALFDIGVAGPIAGLIATVAVTVVGLYLDPVTAPAELATSENAQEIAIGFPPLLHFLSWLTGQPLYYDDPLTTVHPVVVAGWVGMFVTFLNLIPVGQLDGGHVVRAIAPEYQATIAAVVPGVLYALAGYLLLVRDLAPRNVTLWIVWGTIALALAFVGPATPTDDSTDIGWKRTVVGIATFVVGMTCFAPVPIAIVS
- the thiL gene encoding thiamine-phosphate kinase translates to MDERAALRMLDTALPSAGDDAAVVDGQVVTTDMLHDATDFPDGTTRYTAGWRSVGASLSDVAAMGAEATSAVAVYAAPEFDESELLDFVAGASDVCESVDAAYVGGDLDQHVEFTVATTALGETEDPVLRSGAEPGDAVCVTGALGRSGAGFRYFQRWQDDGDEAALERANDLFQFPPRVAAGGALAEYASSMMDSSDGLARSLHQIAEASDCGVAIDSDRLPVHDGIEAVAMDAEDRLELTTFFGEDFELVLTVPAADLDAAQAACPIPLTKVGDVTEPGPADATEQPALTMDGAALPDRGYTHGGD